From a single Sus scrofa isolate TJ Tabasco breed Duroc chromosome 13, Sscrofa11.1, whole genome shotgun sequence genomic region:
- the XCR1 gene encoding chemokine XC receptor 1 isoform X1, whose protein sequence is MEPSDIPESTTPFEYDPQSFLCEKKTFVFATFSTTILYCLVFFLSMVGNSLVLWVLVKYESLESLTNVFILNLCLSDLVFSCLLPVWILGYHWGWLLGDFFCKLLNMIFSISLYSSISFLTIMTIHRYLSVVSPISSLRVHTLRCRVLVTAAVWAASILSSIPDAVFHKVFPSGCDYSERQWFLASVYQHNVIFLLSVGIILFCYVEILRTLFRSRSNRRHRTVRLIFTIVVAYFLSWAPYNLILFLQTLLKLGVIQSCEVSQQLDYALLICRNIAFSHCCFNPVLYVFVGVKFRRHLKSLLRHFWLCRQQVPGFPPSPHPTGAFAYEGTSFY, encoded by the coding sequence ATGGAGCCCTCAGATATCCCAGAGTCCACCACCCCTTTTGAGTATGATCCTCAGAGCTTTCTGTGTGAGAAGAAGACCTTCGTCTTCGCCACCTTCAGCACCACCATCCTGTACTGCCTGGTGTTCTTCCTCAGCATGGTGGGCAACAGCCTGGTGTTGTGGGTCCTGGTGAAGTATGAGAGCCTGGAGTCCCTCACCAATGTCTTCATCCTCAACCTGTGTCTCTCGGACCTGGTGTTCTCCTGCTTGCTGCCCGTGTGGATCTTGGGATACCACTGGGGCTGGCTGCTGGGAGACTTCTTCTGCAAGCTTCTCAACATGATCTTCTCCATCAGCCTCTACAGCAGCATCTCCTTCCTGACCATCATGACCATCCATCGCTACCTGTCCGTGGTCAGCCCCATCTCGTCCCTGCGTGTCCACACGCTCCGGTGCCGTGTGCTGGTGACTGCAGCGGTATGGGCAGCCAGCATCTTGTCCTCCATCCCCGATGCCGTCTTCCACAAGGTGTTCCCCTCAGGCTGTGATTATTCAGAACGCCAGTGGTTCCTTGCCTCAGTCTACCAGCACAATGtcatcttccttctctctgtggGGATCATCCTGTTCTGCTACGTGGAGATTCTCAGGACCCTGTTCCGCTCGCGGTCCAACCGGCGCCACCGGACAGTCAGGCTTATCTTCACCATCGTGGTGGCGTATTTCCTCAGCTGGGCTCCCTACAACCTGATCCTGTTTCTGCAGACACTGCTGAAACTTGGGGTCATTCAGAGCTGCGAGGTCAGCCAACAGCTGGATTACGCCTTGCTCATCTGCCGCAACATTGCCTTCTCCCACTGCTGCTTCAACCCGGTGCTCTATGTCTTTGTCGGCGTCAAGTTCCGCAGACACCTCAAAAGTCTGCTCCGGCATTTCTGGCTCTGCCGGCAGCAGGTGCCCGGCTTTCCCCCATCACCCCACCCCACGGGTGCCTTTGCCTATGAGGGCACCTCATTCTATTGA